From the Cystobacter ferrugineus genome, the window CGTGCCGGGGTCGGCCTGCACGGTCACGGCGCGGCCATTGATGGTGAGCGACAGCGCGGAGGGATCGGGACCCAGGACCGGCGGAGCGGACGCGGCCGCTTGCGCGGTGGACTGGACCAGCGTGGCGGTCAGCGCGGACGCGCCCGCGCCGGTGAAGAAATCACGCCGGCTGAGCCTGGGCAGTGAGGGCTTGGGGTTGGAGTCATCATCGGATGGGGCCAATGTCGAACTCTCCTCTCGCGGATGAAGCTACAGGAGTCCTTCATTCGCGGCCCAGAGCGAATCATCACTTGGAGTGAAAGGCGTCATGTTAAGGACAGTCACATGCGACGTCTCTCATTTCTCTCCAAGCGATTCATGCTCCAGGCCCGTCGGAGCGGTGCTCGTTTCACGCCTGTGCTGTTCATGGTGTTGAGTGCTTGTCAGGAGAAGGCACCGGAGGCCCCGCGGCCTCCCGTCGAGGCTCCTCCAATGGCCGTGGCCGCCGTTCCCGATGCGGGTCCTTCCCGTGTCCCGGCCGCCACGCCCGACGCGGGCCCTTCCGGTGCCACGGCCAGTCCCCAGCCCGAGAATCCCGCCGCGGCGAGCCGCACCTTTTCGCGCCTGAAGGGCTCGCTCCGTCCCGCCTGGTTCCTCTGTGATGGGACGAACCGGCCCCGGATCGCCGTCGTCGAGCGCGACGAGGGGGGCTCCACCGTCACGCTCACCTGGGTGGAGAAGCGCAAGGGCGCCCCTTCCACCCAGCAGACCCATGCACTGGGACAGGTGTCTCCCGGAGCGGGCCAGCTCTACTTCCCCCTGCTCGAGAACGGCAAGGAGGTGGGCAACCTGCACGCGGTCAATCCTGGCATGTTGCCCGAGCCCGAGCGCGCGCTGATTCCTCCTTTCGTGAGCCTCCAGGCGGGTGGGGTGGACCTGTCCTGCCGTTGGATGCTGGGCGTGCGGGTGATGGGCTTCGATGGCACCCGCGGCGTGCTCGTCACCCAGGAAGGGAATGGCTTCACCTACCAGTCCTTCGACTTCTCCGCCGCCGCCCAGGCGAAGCAGACGCGGGTCGAGGGTTATGGCCAGACGACCCCGGCCTCGCAGACGGTCAAGGGCGGGACCGAGGAGCGTACCTCGGACGGCTCCACCTTCACCTTCCGCAACGAGGGCTATACGTATGTCCTTCGGGCGGGAGGGGAGGCCTCGTTGGAGGTCTTGAAGGACGGGCGCTCCGTACAGCGCTCCGACCTCCTCGCCTGGACCTACGCTCCACCTCCTCGCTGAAGCCCGCTAATAGATGCCCGTGAGCGACACACCGGAGAAGGTGCTGTAGGCGCGCAGCATCACGTAGACGCGGGTGGCCGTGGTCTTCGCCGCGATGGCGCACGACTCGGCATTGATGAAGGATCGTGAAATCAGTAATCAATGGGATGACATTCACTTCAGTGAAATCCCGTTCAAAGTCGCGTGTGGCCTGTTATGAGGATGCGCCATGAAAGCGATTCGTTATCACCACATCGGGGGCCCCGAGGTGCTGCGGCTCGAGGACGTGCCGGAGCCCGAATTGGGGCCAGGGGAGGTCCGGCTCCAGGTCCACGCGGCCGGCGTGAACTTCGCGGACACGGAACGACGCCGAGGGCTCTATGACACGAAGGTTCCCCTGCCACGGATCCTCGGGAGTGAGGCCGCCGGAGTGGTCCGTGCGGTGGGGCCAGGGGTGGATGAGGCACTCCTGGGGCGGCGGGTCGTCACGCTGACGACGAGCTGCTACGCCGAGTTCGTGAAGGCCCCCGCGAGTGGCCTCGTCGCCCTGCCAGACAACGTGTCCTTCGAGGTGGCCGCCGCGGTGCCGGTGCAGGGCTTGACGGCGTACCATCTGCTGAACACGGTGGCCCGGGTGCAACAGGGCCAGTCCGTGCTCGTCCATGCGGCGGCGGGAGGCGTCGGGGTGCTGGCGGTGCAACTCGCCAAGGCCCTGGGCGCGCGTGTCTTCGGCACGGTCTCGAGTGAGGCCAAGGCCCGGCTCGTGCGGGAACTGGGCGCCGACGAGGTCATCCGCTACGACCGCGAGGATGTGGTGGCCGAGGTCCATCGGCGCACGGGCGGTGGGGGGGTGGACCTCGTGCTGGACGCGGTGGGCGCGAGCACATGGGGGGCGAGCCTCCGGGTGCTGGCTCCCTTCGGACATCTGGTGAGCTATGGCTCGGCGAGTGGCCCGCCCCCCGCCGTGGACGTGGAGGCCCTTTATGAGAAGTCATTGAAGGTGAGCGCGTACTGGCTGCACACGCCGCATCCTCCGGGGTCGCATCACCGGGCCCTCGAATCGCTCATCCGCGACGTCGCGGACGGGAGGCTTCGGATCCTCATTGGCCTGAAGCTGCCGCTGGCCGAGGCGACTGAGGCCCACCGGCGGCTGGAGGGCCGGGAGACGGTGGGCAAGGTGGTGCTGACCGTGGCGGGGTAGGGCCGCGCGTAGCCATGACGAAACGGTGACGCATGCATGGACGGGCGCCGGCCAATGCCCTCCGGCGCCCACGTACGGTGGATTCGTTGTCTCCCCTCTCTCAGGAGCGCGAATCCCCCATGGGAATGAATGTCGGCGGTGGCCCGGGCGGCATCAAGAGCGAAATCAATGTCACCCCGCTCGTGGACGTGGTGCTCGTGCTGCTCATCATCTTCATGGTGGTGATGCCCGAGATGCAGAAGAGCAAGAACGTGTCGCTGCCCAAGGCCGAGAACGTCACGCAGGAGGATCGGGGGAAGCCTCTCATCCTCTCGGTCACGCCGGACAAGAAGATGTACGTCGAGGACGAGCACTGCCCGGATGTCCCAGCGCTCCAGGCCCGGCTCCGTGAGGGCCTGAGCGGGCAGCCCTCCCGCCGCATCCTCCTCAAGGCGGACCAGACGCTGGACTTCGGGGCCGTGCGCGAGGTGATGGAACTGGCCCGCGCCGCCGGAGCGAAGGGCGTGGCCGTCGCCGTGGTGCAGTCGAAGAGGCCCTGATTTCAGTGACAGCGTGCCGGGGCACTCGAGGAGCCCTCGAGTACCCCGGCCCTTCATCCGCGAGGAGCATGGGTCATGCCCCGATGCTCCTCAGGGCGTGGGCGGCACGTTCGCCAGGCACTGCGAGAGTCGCTCGCCGCAGACCACCTCGTCTCCGGTCACCTCGAAGCAGCGCGCGTATTCCAGCCTGCACTGCGCCTCCGTCGGTTGTGTGGGGAGGGGCGCGGGCGGTGGAGGATGGGCCTGCAGGCATCGTGAGAGTTGCTCGCGGCAGACCACCTCATCCCCGGTCACATCGAGGCAGCGCACGTACTCCAGCCTGCACTGCTCCGGCGGAGACGCCGTGGTCGCGGTTTCATCGCAGGTGGGCGAGGCCGCACACCCGCCCAGGGCGCTGCTCTTCTCCGCGAGGCTCCCCTCCGCACTGTCCGGGAAACTCCCACCGCATGCGACGGCCATCAGGGCAAGGCACGCCAGCACGGCGTACCCGCCTTTTCTCACTACGAGCATTGGCTTCTCCTTCATGTGGCGTCCCGCCTATCGGGACGCCTTGTTTCCCTGGCGCTTCGACGTCAGGGAATTCCTCAGCGCACCGGAACGCAGACGCCCCCGTCACAGTCGGAGGTGCATCGCCAGATTCCCGCGACACCGTCACAGCGGCAGCTCGTGGGAGCGCAATCCTTTATCACGCAGGTGTGGCCCGACGGGCATCCAGTCATCATGCAGCCCGTGGGCGACGTCGTCGCGCAGCCCGGCATGGAGCAGAAGTTCCCTTCACAGCAGCGAGGAACGCCCGGCGGGCAGCCCTCCGCGCAGGAGGCGCCCGCGTAGCAGCTCAGCCCGGTGGTGCACGCCGAATCCTCGTAGCACGTGCTGGGAGGGACGCACTCACACGTGTAGCAGCCATTGCGCATGCGCGGCAGCCAGCCCCGCGGACAGTCATCCAGACACCCCGTCGGTGGAGGCAGACAAGACGTACACCTGCCGTCGACGCACCACTCACGCCCGGAGAGGCATTGGCCATCCACCACACAGGAGGCGGGGCATTCCTCCCGGCATTTCTCCTGGAGCTTGAGCATCCCCTCGACACAGGCCGCCAGCTTCGCGCAGCACCCGCTGGCCGTGGTGACAGCGCAGTCCTGGAAGCCCTGGCAGCGGTCTCCCTGGCTCCCCATCCGCAGGGCCTGCTCGCAGGTGGTCCACTCCATCCCCACCCCCGCGTCCTCACGGCTGAGGACCTCGAAGGTCTCGGTGCATCCAACATGGAGGGGCAGGGCGGTGAGCATCAGGAGGAATTTCCGGACCAGGGACACCCGGACAAGAGCCGCGAGCGGCGGAAAACGGCTCATCCGTCGTCGCTTTTCCCCGCGAGCCTTCATTCCCTCGCCAGGCTTTTCACAGTGATTCCAGGCGGTTGCGGCATGGGCCTGCGTCCGCCCGCGGGCCCGCGCGAAATTCTCGCGAAAACTTGAGCCGATTCCCCCCTCCCGTGGCTCTTGTCCTCCATCCCATGCCCCCTCCGGTTCCCCTGCTCAGCGCATCCCGTCCACCCGATGGCTCGGTCGTGGTGCGCGCCGCCACCAGCGCCGACGCGCTCGGCGACGAGGAACTCGTGCGACGAATCCTCGCGGGGGATTCCTGGGCCGAGGAGCTGCTCTACCGCCGCTACGTGCGCTCCATCTGGGGCATGGTGCTCCGGCTCCTGCGCAACTCGCCGGATGCCGAGGACGTGGTGCAGGACACCTTCGCCACGGCCTTCCGCGAGCTGCCGCGGCTGCGTGATGCGGGCGCGCTCCGGGGGTGGTTGCTGCGGATCGCCGTGCGGCACGTGCATCGCCGACTGCGCGGTCGCCGGCTGCGCCGGTTCCTGGGCCTGGAGCAGAACGAGGCCGACGAGGTCACCCTGGAGTCCATCGCGGCCGAGGGACTCGGCGTGGAGGCTCGCGCGGAGCTGGCGATGATCGACCGCGTGCTGGCGCGAGTTCCCTCCGAGCAACGCATTGCCTGGCTCCTGCGCCATGTGGAGGGAGAGTCCCTCGAAGAGGTGGCGCGCGCGTGTGCCTGCTCGCTCGCCACCGTGAAACGGCGCATCGCGGCGGTCGATGCGCGGCTCCAGTCGCATGTGCAGGCCGGGGAGGTGAGCGATGTCTGAGCCCCGAACACCCTTGAAGGCGCGCCTGCGAGATCCCGTCGGCGAGCAGGACATCCAGCGTGCCTGGCGTGGCATCCGGGCGAAGCGCGCGCTCGCGGAGACAGGCAGCTCGCGCTGGACGGTGGGGTGGCTCGCCGGCGGAGCGCTGGCCATGTGCCTGCTCTTGCTGTTCGCGGGCATCCTTCCGCGTCCCACGCTCGGGTATGGCGAGACCCAGGCGCTGCGCGCGGAGAGCGGCGCACCCCTGGAGATCCTCTCGGGAGCGGCGGAGGGGCCTCGCGACGTGCGGCTCACGGATGGCTCGCGCATCACGCTCGAGCCCGGCGCGGAGGCCGAGGTGCTGGAGAACACGGGCCGCTCCTTCGTCACGCTCCTGCGGCGGGGAAGGACCCGCTTCGAGGTCCGCCCGGGAGGTCCACGCCGGTGGTCGGTGGAGTGCAGCCTGGCCACGGTCGAGGTGGTGGGGACGGCCTTCACGGTGACGCGCACGGAGCACCGGGTCCTGGTGGAAGTCCACAAGGGAATCGTGCTCGTGCGCGGCGAGCGCGTCCCCGAGCGCGTCCGGCGTCTCACGGCGGGCCAGTCCCTCGAGCTCTCGGATGAGCCAGCACCCGTTTCCACTCCCACCCCCGAGCCCAAGCTCGCGCCGGAGCCACCCGTCGTAGCGCCCCCCATCCCTCGAGCTCCACCCGTTGCCTCCGCCGAGAGCTGGCGGGTGGCCGCCAGGCGAGGCGATCACGCCTTGGCGTACGCGCGGCTGGGTGAGGCGGGGCTGCGGCGCGAGGCCCGGCGAGCCGAGAACATCGAGACGCTCCTGGCACTGGCGGATGTGGCTCGCCAGTCGGGGCATCCCCTCCAGGCGGCCGAATTGCTGGAGCAGGCCTCGCGGGAGCACGAGGGCGAGCCCTGGGGCGGTCTGGCCGCGTTCACGCTCGGCAGGCTGGAACTGGAGACGCTCGGGCGGCCCTCTCGCGCCGCCGAGGCCTTCGCCCGGGTGATCAAGCAGGGTGAGCCTCGTGGGCTCCAAGAGGACGCTCATGCCCGGCTCGTCCAGGCCCTCTCCCAGGCTGGCGCGTGGGAGCAGGCACGCGAGGCGGCCACCCGCTACGAGCAGCTCTACCCCGAGGGCTATCGGCTCCAGGACGTGCGTCGATGGGCGACGGGCCCGTAGTGCGCTCGCGCCTGCTGCCGTGCGCGCTCATCCTCCTGGGCGCCGCGTCCGCGCACGCGGCGGCTCCCGGCCTGGCGGCACCTCGGAGCCTGCCCTCGTGGGTTCGCCTCCTCCCGCCGGAGTGTCCCACCCCGCCCGTCGACGCACGGCTTCTGCTCGAAGTGCTCCGCACCGAGCTGGGAGACGATGGCGTGCGGCGCGTCGATAGCGGCCGGGAGGAGCCGGACGAGGCCCAGGGTCCTCGGGCGTACCTGCGTCTCACGATGGCCTGCGCGCCAGACGCCCACGCGGCGAGGCTCCGGGTCGAGGATCCCTCCTCGCTCAAGGCCATCGAACGCCAGATGGAGTTCGACGACCTGCCCTCCTCCGCGAGGCCTCGTGCCATCGCGCTCGGGCTCGCGGAACTGCTGCGGGCCGCATGGTCGTTGCTGGCCATCCCGGAGCCCTCGCGGGTGGTGGTCCCCCAGGAGGCCTTCCACCTGCTGGACGCGGCTCCGCCCTTGCCCGTGGCGCGGCCCACTCCCGACGCATCTCCCTCCGATGCACCCGCGCGGCGAGAGCCTCCCGAGCGATCGTTCTCCCTGCATGTCGGCGGCAAGGCCATCCGCTTCTTCGAGCTCGGCAGCCAGGTCTGGGGGGGACAGGCGATGGGCGAATACGGGCGCTGGTCCCTGGGCGCGCAGTTGCTCACCGGCTCGGAGTCGACCTCCCACGGTGATGTCTCCCTGCGGGTGCTGGCGGGGACGCTGGGGTTCTCGGTGCTGGCGCTCTCCTCCGAGCGCTTCGAGTTGCGAAGCGGACCCAGCGTGGCCGTGGGTCACGGCCGGGTTGGCGGGACACCCCGTGGCGTGGGGATAAAGGGTGGAGCGGGAGCCGCGCCCTATCTCGGGGCCATGCTCTCCGTCAGGGCACGCTGGTGGTTTTCCACCGCCTGGGCCTGCACCGTGGAGGCCGAGGCGGGCCATGCCTCGGGGCTCATCGCCACCGTGGACGGTCGAGAAACCGCCGCCCTCGCGGGATGGCTCGGAGGACTCTCGATCGGCGTGAGCCTCGCGCCGTGAGCTCCCTCGAAGGCGCTCGGCCTGGCCAGTCTCATGCGGATCTGCTTTCACTTCCCCCAGAAGCGCCTCGTGCGGGCGGACCCTGCTTTCGCCCTCCGAGACGGCTCGCGAGCGACACCACGCCCCACCACACGGCCGCCCAGA encodes:
- a CDS encoding quinone oxidoreductase family protein, whose product is MKAIRYHHIGGPEVLRLEDVPEPELGPGEVRLQVHAAGVNFADTERRRGLYDTKVPLPRILGSEAAGVVRAVGPGVDEALLGRRVVTLTTSCYAEFVKAPASGLVALPDNVSFEVAAAVPVQGLTAYHLLNTVARVQQGQSVLVHAAAGGVGVLAVQLAKALGARVFGTVSSEAKARLVRELGADEVIRYDREDVVAEVHRRTGGGGVDLVLDAVGASTWGASLRVLAPFGHLVSYGSASGPPPAVDVEALYEKSLKVSAYWLHTPHPPGSHHRALESLIRDVADGRLRILIGLKLPLAEATEAHRRLEGRETVGKVVLTVAG
- a CDS encoding FecR domain-containing protein, whose protein sequence is MSEPRTPLKARLRDPVGEQDIQRAWRGIRAKRALAETGSSRWTVGWLAGGALAMCLLLLFAGILPRPTLGYGETQALRAESGAPLEILSGAAEGPRDVRLTDGSRITLEPGAEAEVLENTGRSFVTLLRRGRTRFEVRPGGPRRWSVECSLATVEVVGTAFTVTRTEHRVLVEVHKGIVLVRGERVPERVRRLTAGQSLELSDEPAPVSTPTPEPKLAPEPPVVAPPIPRAPPVASAESWRVAARRGDHALAYARLGEAGLRREARRAENIETLLALADVARQSGHPLQAAELLEQASREHEGEPWGGLAAFTLGRLELETLGRPSRAAEAFARVIKQGEPRGLQEDAHARLVQALSQAGAWEQAREAATRYEQLYPEGYRLQDVRRWATGP
- a CDS encoding ExbD/TolR family protein encodes the protein MGMNVGGGPGGIKSEINVTPLVDVVLVLLIIFMVVMPEMQKSKNVSLPKAENVTQEDRGKPLILSVTPDKKMYVEDEHCPDVPALQARLREGLSGQPSRRILLKADQTLDFGAVREVMELARAAGAKGVAVAVVQSKRP
- a CDS encoding RNA polymerase sigma factor translates to MPPPVPLLSASRPPDGSVVVRAATSADALGDEELVRRILAGDSWAEELLYRRYVRSIWGMVLRLLRNSPDAEDVVQDTFATAFRELPRLRDAGALRGWLLRIAVRHVHRRLRGRRLRRFLGLEQNEADEVTLESIAAEGLGVEARAELAMIDRVLARVPSEQRIAWLLRHVEGESLEEVARACACSLATVKRRIAAVDARLQSHVQAGEVSDV